Proteins encoded within one genomic window of Corvus moneduloides isolate bCorMon1 chromosome 20, bCorMon1.pri, whole genome shotgun sequence:
- the CENPV gene encoding centromere protein V has product MRRGAAGGARRSRRGSAAAGGTRRARGRNAGGAPAGAKAGSPGPGAIDLGAQSGRWAAFQERHRLSCEEAARLLLDAYEYRGLVKHTGGCHCGAVRFEVWASADLHVFNCNCSICTKKQNRHFIVPASRFKLLKGADNLTTYTFNTHRAQHTFCKTCGVQSFYTPRSNPDGYGIAPHCLDDGTVQTIITEDINGKEWEKAVREHKTIRDMSKP; this is encoded by the exons ATGaggcgcggcgcggcgggcggcgcgcGGCGCTCCCGgcggggcagcgcggccgcgggCGGGACGCGCCGGGCCCGGGGCAGGAATGCGGGGGGAGCCCCGGCCGGGGCCAAGGCGGGGTCCCCCGGGCCCGGCGCCATCGATCTGGGGGCGCAGAGCGGGCGCTGGGCCGCCTTCCAGGAGCGGCACCGGCTGAGCTGCGAGGAGGCGGCGCGGCTGCTGCTGGACGCGTA TGAATACAGGGGCTTGGTGAAGCACACAGGAGGCTGTCACTGTGGAGCTGTCCGCTTTGAGGTCTGGGCTTCTGCAGATCTGCACGTGTTTAACTGCAA ttgCAGCATTTgcacaaagaaacagaacagacaCTTCATTGTGCCAGCGTCGCGTTTCAAGCTGCTGAAG GGTGCTGACAATTTGACAACATACACCTTCAACACACACCGTGCCCAGCACACGTTCTGCAAGACCTGTGGTGTTCAGAGCTTTTATACTCCTCGTTCTAACCCTGATGGTTATG gaatAGCTCCCCACTGTCTGGATGATGGCACCGTGCAGACCATTATCACAGAGGATATCAATGGCAAGGAATGGGAGAAAGCAGTGAGGGAACACAAGACCATCAGAGACATGTCAAAACCCTGA